The sequence below is a genomic window from Sneathiella marina.
TTACTGTCTACGCCAATGGCGTATTTTTTCGCGTCCGCAGCGGATTGATAAACCCCGATACCCGTGCCACCGGCTGCGGCAAAAACAACGTCCGCCCCGCGATCAAATTGACTTCTGGCAAGTTCACCGCCCTTAGTCGGGTCATTCCAGGCTGCAGGCGTGGTACCTGTCATGTTTTCGATAACTTCAGCGTTCGGGTTTGCGTACATAACGCCTTCTTTATAGCCAAGGGCAAATTTCCGAATCAAAGGAATATCCATTCCGCCAACAAAACCTACTTTTCCGGTTTTGCTGGCCATTGCTGCTGCAATCCCAACAAGAAACGAACCCTGTTCCTCACGGAATACAATTGATTGCACATTCGGCAAATCGACAACCATGTCAATGATTGTAAATTTTGTATCCGGATTTTCTTTAGCGGCTTTTTCAACAGCTGAAGCTTGCGCGAAGCCCATTGCAATAACGATGCTTGCATCTTTGCGAGCCATGCGTTTAGCTGCCTGTTCACGTTGGGAAACTTGAGTTACCTCAAATTCCATGTAATCAACGCCGGTATCTTTCTTAAATTTTTCAGCGCCATTATAAGCTGCTTCGTTGAATGATTTGTCAAATTTACCACCCATATCAAAGACGATGGCAGGTTTGAAGTCATCGGCCTGAACAAAACTGCTCACGGTCAATGCGCTGGCCGCCAAAAGGCCAAGTGCAATTTTTTTGATCATGTCATTAAACTCCCTGTTGTTAGACATTGCGCTATTGAAAACATAGGACGCTTACTCTATCCAAACCAAATACTGGCCAGTTGGTCAAGTTTTACTGTTCGTGCCACAGCATATTTTACCCAAAAATTCATTTCCTTTGAACATAACCGTGAAATTCCAGTGAAATTGGCATATGCTGGCATCAAGCCAGCTAGTTAACAGGAGAAAATACATGCCTTCAGCGAGCGAAAATGCACGTGATTTGGATGCTCTCGTCGCAGATTCGATGTCCGGTAAAACTGGATTTGCGAATACCAAAAAACTTCAATCAATGGGTATCGAGGGTTATAAAAAGTGGAAGCAGGGAAAATGCGCGGAAGATGCCATTAAAACCAACGACCCACGAAAACGTAAACGGGCTGCAAGAAAAACTCAAAAATCGGAATCGTAATCCAGCTGGTTTTCGAATAACATTTTGTTCGGCAATTTTCTGCTCTTCGCAACATGCTCGTCATTTATGATGTCTCTTTATTTTAAGGTACTAAAGTCTCATGGCCATCGATCCTCGGTTCCCAAATCTTCATATTCTCGACCATCCGCTAATTGTTCACAAACTGAGCCATATGCGTAACAAATCCACTTCGACCAAAACATTCAGACAGTTGTTAAAAGAGATAGCTTTGTTAATGGGGTATGAAATTACCCGTCATCTGCCAACAAAATCTGAAGACATAGAAACACCTATCTGCCCGATGTCGGCAACTGTCCTATCTGGTAAAAAGACAGCTATCGTTCCCATATTAAGAGCTGGCCTGGGCATGGCAGATGGTTTGGCGGAATTGATGCCTTCTGCACGTGTAGGGCATATTGGCATGTATCGGGATCCGGAGACAAAGCGGCCAGTTGAATATCTCAGGAAATTACCATCAGCCAAGGATCGGCTTTACATCCTTGTGGATCCTATGCTCGCGACTGGATATTCTGCAGCGGCCGGAGTAGATGTCTTGCTTGACCATGGTGTCGCAGAAGAGAATATCAGTTTTCTGGCGTTGGTCGCGGCTCCCGAAGGCGTACAGGTTATGCTGGACTTACATCCAAAGGTAAATGTCTATGTGGCCGGGCTGGATCAAAAGTTGAATGAGCATGCATATATTGTTCCGGGCTTGGGTGACGCCGGAGATAGATTGTATGGAACGCTATAGCTATTCAAAGACTAGTCAATAAAAAAGCCCTGAACTGGTCAGGGCTTTTTTTGTGGGAGACTGGCTAAAGCCTCATACTTGGCCGCGTCTGTTATTACGGTCAGTGACATCCATGACAGGGCTTTGTGGCATTTTGAGGGCTTTGGTATATCTCCACAACCGCTTCAAAAGCACGTATGAACTGCGTTAAAAGACTATATCTATATCTAACCATGTTCTTTCCCTTTATCTCTATCCTGTTTAAAGACTATAGGAGAAAATATTGTCAAACCCAAGGAAGTCAGGTGTGCGCATTGTCACAAGAATGCACTAATATAAGTGCGAAGTCGGTCTTTAAGGCCATTTTACCTCAGGTGGTAGTGACATC
It includes:
- the upp gene encoding uracil phosphoribosyltransferase yields the protein MAIDPRFPNLHILDHPLIVHKLSHMRNKSTSTKTFRQLLKEIALLMGYEITRHLPTKSEDIETPICPMSATVLSGKKTAIVPILRAGLGMADGLAELMPSARVGHIGMYRDPETKRPVEYLRKLPSAKDRLYILVDPMLATGYSAAAGVDVLLDHGVAEENISFLALVAAPEGVQVMLDLHPKVNVYVAGLDQKLNEHAYIVPGLGDAGDRLYGTL
- a CDS encoding BMP family lipoprotein; this encodes MIKKIALGLLAASALTVSSFVQADDFKPAIVFDMGGKFDKSFNEAAYNGAEKFKKDTGVDYMEFEVTQVSQREQAAKRMARKDASIVIAMGFAQASAVEKAAKENPDTKFTIIDMVVDLPNVQSIVFREEQGSFLVGIAAAMASKTGKVGFVGGMDIPLIRKFALGYKEGVMYANPNAEVIENMTGTTPAAWNDPTKGGELARSQFDRGADVVFAAAGGTGIGVYQSAADAKKYAIGVDSNQDHLQPGTMLTSMLKRVDVAVYDTFTAAKNGTWEPGIKVLGLKEDGVGFSVDKWNKDILTPEMIAAMDKAKADIISGKIKVTNYMDR